One stretch of Halapricum desulfuricans DNA includes these proteins:
- the amrB gene encoding AmmeMemoRadiSam system protein B, with translation MARTNAVPAQLDHDAGRTLVSRARQTVEVAARSDGEPTPSVGEPADRLQIVRGVFVTIKRGEQLRGCIGRPDPDGPLAETVVDAAIDAALHDPRVEPVGPDELDDVTVSVSVLSKPEPLPASDPSNYPQYVDVGRHGLIAERDSARGLLLPQVAVDNDWRAERFLEATCQKAGLPGRAWREDGVEIRRFSGRVFTEAQPSGAVIERPLGRPSGAGKESTGDDGGRNSDEPGEPRTDGGRVRASAVAGEFYAGDADALEGQLRESFTHEVGPGSLAERDADPRRPLGLIAPHAGYPYSGPVAAHAYATLARSDTPETVVVFGPNHRRVGERVAVAPHDRWRTPLGDVPVDRELAETVVDRHGAATFDPVAHEGEHSIEVQVPFLQHVLSEVSVLPICLGTLDHDRAERLGAAVADAVDRTGRDAVVAGSTDLTHYQPHEAAVEVDRPVREAIERLDSDAIASLSAGGHSMCGPWSTIATVSAARELGGESGDVLAYATSADTAGSPDRVVGYCAAAIR, from the coding sequence ATGGCACGAACGAACGCAGTTCCCGCGCAACTCGACCACGACGCGGGTCGGACGCTGGTATCGCGCGCCAGACAGACCGTCGAAGTGGCCGCCCGAAGCGACGGCGAGCCGACGCCTTCGGTTGGAGAACCGGCTGATCGCCTCCAGATCGTCAGGGGCGTGTTCGTCACCATCAAGCGCGGCGAGCAGTTGCGCGGCTGTATCGGACGGCCCGATCCGGACGGACCGCTCGCCGAGACCGTCGTCGACGCCGCGATCGACGCCGCATTGCACGACCCCCGCGTCGAACCGGTCGGGCCCGACGAACTCGACGACGTGACGGTCTCCGTATCGGTGCTCTCGAAGCCCGAACCGCTCCCGGCCTCAGATCCGTCGAACTACCCCCAGTACGTCGACGTCGGCAGACACGGGTTGATCGCCGAACGCGACTCGGCCCGGGGGTTGCTCCTGCCGCAGGTCGCCGTCGACAACGACTGGCGTGCCGAGCGATTCCTCGAGGCGACCTGCCAGAAGGCGGGGCTTCCGGGCCGTGCCTGGCGCGAGGACGGGGTCGAAATCAGGCGGTTCTCCGGCCGGGTGTTCACCGAGGCACAGCCGAGCGGAGCGGTGATCGAGCGCCCGCTCGGGCGGCCGTCCGGGGCGGGCAAGGAGTCCACAGGCGACGATGGGGGGCGGAACTCGGACGAACCCGGGGAGCCACGGACGGACGGCGGACGTGTCAGAGCGTCGGCGGTCGCCGGGGAGTTCTACGCCGGCGACGCCGACGCGCTCGAGGGACAGCTCCGGGAGTCGTTCACCCACGAGGTCGGGCCGGGGTCGCTGGCCGAGCGCGACGCCGATCCGCGACGGCCGCTCGGACTGATCGCGCCGCACGCGGGGTATCCCTACTCCGGACCTGTCGCCGCGCACGCCTACGCGACGCTCGCGCGCTCCGACACGCCCGAAACAGTCGTCGTCTTCGGGCCGAACCATCGACGCGTCGGGGAGCGTGTCGCCGTCGCGCCTCACGATCGGTGGCGGACGCCGCTCGGAGACGTCCCGGTCGATCGAGAACTTGCCGAGACCGTCGTCGACCGCCACGGGGCCGCGACGTTCGATCCGGTCGCCCACGAGGGCGAACACTCGATCGAGGTGCAGGTACCGTTCCTCCAGCACGTCCTCTCGGAGGTGTCGGTCCTGCCGATCTGTCTCGGCACGCTCGATCACGACCGGGCCGAGCGACTCGGGGCGGCGGTCGCGGACGCCGTCGATCGAACCGGGCGGGACGCCGTCGTCGCGGGATCGACCGATCTGACCCATTACCAGCCTCACGAGGCGGCAGTCGAGGTCGACCGACCCGTCCGCGAGGCGATTGAACGACTGGACTCCGACGCGATCGCCAGCCTGTCGGCGGGCGGTCACTCGATGTGTGGGCCCTGGTCGACGATCGCGACGGTGAGCGCCGCGCGCGAACTCGGTGGCGAGTCCGGGGACGTCCTCGCGTACGCGACCAGCGCCGACACGGCGGGCTCGCCGGACCGCGTCGTCGGCTACTGTGCGGCGGCGATTCGGTAA
- a CDS encoding class I SAM-dependent methyltransferase, whose amino-acid sequence MGSDSIYDRHHEVFLLWACRETGVFDALFAGHGRPDAVAEHAGITDRASGIVLDALADSGYVRETKDGYEPTDELRGFDPGTPPVERGILPHRVDSLENYIRLPETMRTGESPEPTEEGFKNYMGAMASIPDGTLRAIVTAAEHAHPRPERVLDVGGGPGRFSAEFARRGAAVTLLDQPEVLDLLADHHADLDVDVVEGDARQSLPAGFDLVFSARMTVSLSLPGIREYFGNVFEALELGGTFAGAEWVRGRADVAERFGVHMLSMSDVGNTYTEDAYRSALESAGFTDPEIQEVPDTRFQLVVGRKPE is encoded by the coding sequence ATGGGTTCGGATTCGATCTACGACAGACACCACGAGGTGTTCTTGCTGTGGGCATGTCGCGAGACAGGTGTGTTCGACGCGCTCTTCGCGGGGCACGGTCGACCCGATGCGGTCGCGGAGCACGCGGGGATCACCGATCGGGCGAGCGGGATCGTCCTCGACGCGCTGGCCGATTCGGGATACGTCCGGGAGACGAAAGACGGCTACGAGCCGACCGATGAGTTAAGGGGGTTCGATCCCGGGACGCCGCCGGTCGAGCGCGGTATCCTGCCCCATCGCGTCGACTCGCTGGAAAATTACATCCGGCTTCCGGAGACGATGCGAACGGGCGAATCGCCGGAGCCGACCGAGGAGGGGTTCAAAAACTACATGGGCGCGATGGCCTCGATCCCGGACGGGACGCTGCGAGCGATCGTCACGGCCGCCGAGCACGCCCATCCGCGACCAGAGCGCGTGCTCGACGTAGGCGGCGGGCCGGGACGGTTCAGTGCCGAGTTCGCCCGCCGCGGGGCCGCGGTGACGCTACTCGACCAGCCCGAGGTGCTGGACCTGCTCGCGGACCACCACGCAGACCTCGATGTCGACGTCGTCGAGGGTGACGCCCGCCAGTCGCTGCCGGCCGGGTTCGATCTCGTGTTCAGCGCCCGCATGACGGTATCGCTGTCGTTGCCGGGCATCCGCGAGTATTTCGGGAACGTCTTCGAGGCGCTCGAACTCGGCGGGACGTTCGCTGGCGCCGAGTGGGTGCGGGGTCGGGCTGACGTCGCCGAACGGTTCGGCGTGCACATGCTCAGCATGTCCGACGTCGGCAACACCTACACCGAAGACGCGTACCGTTCGGCGCTCGAGTCCGCGGGCTTTACCGATCCGGAGATCCAGGAAGTCCCGGACACCCGCTTTCAGCTGGTCGTCGGCCGGAAACCTGAGTAG
- a CDS encoding PaaI family thioesterase, with product MAAFTDDVRDLIQYHIEEEHGYLSWLGVSVEEFTEETITMTVPYDEKLTNTTSPPTMHGGVAATLADTAGGVALRPSLSDPVNGGVATINLNVNYLRRASGDLTARAEVVRAGNSVGVSEVYVESETPDGAVEPVAVVTGAYRLFQD from the coding sequence ATGGCCGCGTTCACGGACGACGTCAGGGACCTGATCCAGTACCATATCGAAGAGGAGCACGGCTATCTCTCGTGGCTCGGGGTCTCGGTTGAGGAGTTCACCGAGGAGACGATTACGATGACCGTCCCGTACGACGAGAAGCTCACGAACACGACCAGTCCGCCGACAATGCACGGCGGGGTCGCCGCGACGCTGGCGGATACCGCCGGTGGGGTCGCGCTTCGACCGTCGCTGTCCGATCCGGTGAACGGCGGGGTCGCGACGATCAACCTCAACGTCAACTATCTCCGGCGCGCCTCTGGCGATCTCACGGCGCGTGCAGAGGTGGTCCGAGCGGGCAACAGCGTCGGCGTCTCGGAGGTTTACGTCGAATCGGAGACGCCCGACGGGGCCGTCGAGCCGGTCGCCGTCGTGACGGGGGCCTACCGGCTGTTTCAGGACTAG